A window of Clostridium taeniosporum genomic DNA:
ATCCAAACTTTGGTATAAATTGAGTTGATAGTAATAATGCTCCAAAAAATTGAACTGAAAATGTTAATGCAAATACATATTGAACCATTCTAACTAATCCTTCAATATTAAAAGTATTCATAGCTTCTTGCACTAATAATCTATCTCTTAAGGTTATTTTCTTTCCAAGTAGTATTGCAATAAATGTGGTAAAAGACATAAAACCCATACCACCAATTTCTATTAAAATTATAATTACAACTTGACCGAAAGTGCTCCAATAAGTACCTGTATCCAACGTAACTAGACCAGTAACACATACTGCTGATGTTGAAGTAAAGATAGCATCTATAAAATTTGTACTTTCACCACTCACAGAAGAAATAGGCAGTGTTAATATAAGTGCACCTACTAAAATAACTAAAGCAAATCCTATAGCTAATACCTGAACTGCATTAAGTCTTGATTTTTTTGTTAAAACTTTTGCCATATACTCACCTCAAAAGGTTAATTTAAAATCGCTTAATTTTATTTTATCTATTTAATATAAGATTTATGTAAACTAAATATATTTAATAACTCTAAAATATAATATTTTCCAATATATAAAATAAAATGCGACCTAAGTCGCATTTTATTAAGCGTTTAATTGTTTTTTAGCTACTTCTACTAAATCAGCAAATGCTTTTGCATCATTGATAGCGATTTCTGATAACATTTTTCTGTTTATATCTATTCCAGCTAATTTAATTCCGTTCATGAATTTAGAATATGAAAGACCATTCATTCTAGTTGCTGCATTTATTCTAGCAATCCATAATCTTCTGTAATCTCTCTTCTTATTCTTTCTTCCAACATAAGCATTTCTTAATGCTCTTATTACTGATTCATTAGCTGTTTTAAATAACTTACTCTTTCCACCGTAATATCCTTTTGCAAGTTTTAAAACTTTTTTATGATTCTTACGAGCGTTTTTTGCTCTCTTTACTCTTGCCATGCCTTAAACCTCCTGTAATCTCTTCAATTATAGATATGGTAATAATTTTTTCATTACTTTTTCTTCTGATTTTGATACGTATCCACCTTTTCTAAGATTTCTCTTAGTCTTAGGACTCTTCTTTGTTAATATGTGGCTTTTAAA
This region includes:
- the rplT gene encoding 50S ribosomal protein L20, yielding MARVKRAKNARKNHKKVLKLAKGYYGGKSKLFKTANESVIRALRNAYVGRKNKKRDYRRLWIARINAATRMNGLSYSKFMNGIKLAGIDINRKMLSEIAINDAKAFADLVEVAKKQLNA
- the rpmI gene encoding 50S ribosomal protein L35, whose product is MPKMKSHRGAAKRFKKTGTGKLKRAKAFKSHILTKKSPKTKRNLRKGGYVSKSEEKVMKKLLPYL